One Coccinella septempunctata chromosome 8, icCocSept1.1, whole genome shotgun sequence genomic window carries:
- the LOC123319106 gene encoding dehydrogenase/reductase SDR family member 4 has protein sequence MLQSRFLLNCAIQMKKMSSNALCSRLNGRVAIVTASTEGIGFAIAQRLAREGAKVVVSSRKEKNVEKAVNELKKEGLNVTGVVCHVSKAEDRRKLFMESEKLGGLDILVSNAAVNPEIGGVLDASETAWDKIFDVNVKSSFLLAKEALPQIRKSKFGRIVFVSSIAAYAPLDVLGAYSVSKTALLGLTKAAANQLATENITVNCVAPGVVQTKFASTLTESEATREEVLKRIPLGRLGVPDDISGIVALLVSDDGSYITGETIVAAGGMISHL, from the exons ATGCTGCAATCCAGGTTTCTCCTCAATTGTGctattcaaatgaaaaagatGAGTTCTAATGCGTTGTGCAGCCGTTTAAATGGCAGAGTGGCTATAGTCACAGCATCAACAGAAGGTATCGGCTTTGCTATAGCCCAAAGATTAGCTAGGGAAGGAGCCAAAGTTGTTGTGAGTAGTAGAAAAGAAAAAAACGTGGAGAAAGCTGTAAATGAATTGAAGAAAGAGGGATTGAATGTAACTG GGGTAGTTTGTCATGTATCTAAAGCAGAAGACCGAAGAAAACTCTTTATGGAATCAGAAAAGTTGGGTGGGCTTGATATTTTGGTGTCTAATGCTGCTGTGAATCCAGAAATTGGTGGAGTTTTGGATGCCAGTGAAACAGCCTGGGATAAGATTTTTGATGTAAATGTCAAGTCATCTTTTCTCTTGGCCAAGGAAGCTTTGCCTCAAATCAGGAAGAGCAAGTTTGGTAGAATAGTGTTTGTTTCCTCAATTGCTGCCTATGCACCCTTAGACGTGTTGG GTGCTTATTCCGTCAGTAAAACAGCTCTTTTGGGTTTGACCAAAGCTGCTGCAAATCAGTTGGCAACAGAGAATATTACGGTGAACTGCGTAGCACCTGGTGTGGTTCAAACAAAATTTGCCAGCACCCTTACTGAATCTGAAGCAACTAGGGAAGAAGTTTTAAAAAGGATACCTCTAGGAAGACTGGGTGTTCCTGATGATATCAGTGGAATCGTTGCTCTTCTTGTTTCTGATGATGGCTCCTACATAACTGGAGAAACTATTGTTGCTGCTGGAGGAATGATTTCCCACTTATAA
- the LOC123319164 gene encoding 3-hydroxyisobutyryl-CoA hydrolase, mitochondrial isoform X1, with protein MLPISLFITNLTKSPKVSSVTLRKMSTEVPDVILEEINNKGIITLNRPKVLNALNLSMVKKIVPALKKWEKDGKICVIIKGAGEKSFCAGGDVKNIVLDGMKGGKLGHEFFREEYAMNGLIGNYSIPYVAFIDGIVMGGGVGLSVHGKYRVATERSLFAMPETQIGLFPDVGGSYFLPRLKGKLGLYLALTGERLKGADLMKAKIATHFTTSDKLHDLEKTLLSCSTAVEVEKTLDHFNVEDNKPFLLEPFINKIDSHFSANTVEEIFNRLEKDGSDWAMKTLETLRKMSPTSLKVTHKIINEGAKLTLAEALQVEYRVAIGCLSQHDFYEGVRALLIDKDQKPKWKPSTLEEVTDDIVSRHFNRLSEDKELKHKL; from the exons ATG CTTCCTATTAGTCTGTTTATTACAAACCTAACGAAAAGCCCTAAAGTTTCAAGTGTTACCTTACGAAAAATGAGTACAGAAGTTCCAGACGTTATTCTCGAAGAAATTAATAATAAGGGTATTATCACCCTCAATAGACCGAAAGTTCTAAATGCATTGAATCTGTCTATGGTGAAAAAAATCGTTCCAGCACTCAAGAAATGGgaaaaagatggaaaaatatGTGTTATTATAAAAGGTGCCGGAGAAAAATCGTTCTGTGCTGGGGGCGATGTTAAGAACATAGTATTGGATGGGATGAAGGGTGGTAAATTAGGCCACGAGTTTTTTCGGGAAGAATACGCTATGAACGGGTTGATTGGGAATTATAGTATACCTTATGTGGCTTTTATTGATGGAATCGTTATGGGCGGTGGGGTAGGTTTATCAGTTCATGGAAAATATAGAGTAGCCACTGAGAGATCTTTGTTTGCTATGCCTGAGACTCAAATTGGACTTTTTCCTGATGTTGGTGGGTCTTACTTTCTACCTCGACTAAAAGGAAAATTAGGGCTATATTTGGCTTTAACTGGTGAAAGATTAAAAGGTGCAGATTTAATGAAAGCTAAAATAGCAACACACTTCACAACATCTGATAAATTACATGATTTGGAAAAAACATTACTCAGCTGCAGTACTGCGGTTGAAGTAGAAAAAACTTTGGATCATTTTAATGTGGAAGATAACAAACCTTTTCTGTTAGAAcctttcataaataaaattgaTTCTCATTTCTCTGCAAACACagttgaagaaattttcaacagattagaaaaagatggatcagatTGGGCAATGAAAACTTTGGAAACATTAAGAAAGATGTCCCCAACAAGTTTGAAAGTTACTCACAAAATTATTAATGAGGGAGCTAAATTGACTTTGGCAGAAGCTTTGCAAGTCGAGTATCGTGTGGCTATAGGCTGCTTATCTCAGCATGATTTTTACGAGG GTGTAAGAGCTTTGCTGATTGATAAGGATCAAAAACCAAAATGGAAACCTAGTACATTAGAAGAAGTTACTGATGATATTGTTAGTAGACATTTCAATAGATTATCAGAAGACAAAGAACTGAAAcataaattatga
- the LOC123319164 gene encoding 3-hydroxyisobutyryl-CoA hydrolase, mitochondrial isoform X2: MSTEVPDVILEEINNKGIITLNRPKVLNALNLSMVKKIVPALKKWEKDGKICVIIKGAGEKSFCAGGDVKNIVLDGMKGGKLGHEFFREEYAMNGLIGNYSIPYVAFIDGIVMGGGVGLSVHGKYRVATERSLFAMPETQIGLFPDVGGSYFLPRLKGKLGLYLALTGERLKGADLMKAKIATHFTTSDKLHDLEKTLLSCSTAVEVEKTLDHFNVEDNKPFLLEPFINKIDSHFSANTVEEIFNRLEKDGSDWAMKTLETLRKMSPTSLKVTHKIINEGAKLTLAEALQVEYRVAIGCLSQHDFYEGVRALLIDKDQKPKWKPSTLEEVTDDIVSRHFNRLSEDKELKHKL, encoded by the exons ATGAGTACAGAAGTTCCAGACGTTATTCTCGAAGAAATTAATAATAAGGGTATTATCACCCTCAATAGACCGAAAGTTCTAAATGCATTGAATCTGTCTATGGTGAAAAAAATCGTTCCAGCACTCAAGAAATGGgaaaaagatggaaaaatatGTGTTATTATAAAAGGTGCCGGAGAAAAATCGTTCTGTGCTGGGGGCGATGTTAAGAACATAGTATTGGATGGGATGAAGGGTGGTAAATTAGGCCACGAGTTTTTTCGGGAAGAATACGCTATGAACGGGTTGATTGGGAATTATAGTATACCTTATGTGGCTTTTATTGATGGAATCGTTATGGGCGGTGGGGTAGGTTTATCAGTTCATGGAAAATATAGAGTAGCCACTGAGAGATCTTTGTTTGCTATGCCTGAGACTCAAATTGGACTTTTTCCTGATGTTGGTGGGTCTTACTTTCTACCTCGACTAAAAGGAAAATTAGGGCTATATTTGGCTTTAACTGGTGAAAGATTAAAAGGTGCAGATTTAATGAAAGCTAAAATAGCAACACACTTCACAACATCTGATAAATTACATGATTTGGAAAAAACATTACTCAGCTGCAGTACTGCGGTTGAAGTAGAAAAAACTTTGGATCATTTTAATGTGGAAGATAACAAACCTTTTCTGTTAGAAcctttcataaataaaattgaTTCTCATTTCTCTGCAAACACagttgaagaaattttcaacagattagaaaaagatggatcagatTGGGCAATGAAAACTTTGGAAACATTAAGAAAGATGTCCCCAACAAGTTTGAAAGTTACTCACAAAATTATTAATGAGGGAGCTAAATTGACTTTGGCAGAAGCTTTGCAAGTCGAGTATCGTGTGGCTATAGGCTGCTTATCTCAGCATGATTTTTACGAGG GTGTAAGAGCTTTGCTGATTGATAAGGATCAAAAACCAAAATGGAAACCTAGTACATTAGAAGAAGTTACTGATGATATTGTTAGTAGACATTTCAATAGATTATCAGAAGACAAAGAACTGAAAcataaattatga
- the LOC123319370 gene encoding translation initiation factor eIF-2B subunit beta yields the protein MAESKKKVAVPTVEGLMGDIVTRKLKNSYDIAMRTQELLKFMISAKNWETAQELMELIRTNIKLVEKTLPHQIVAINVMRHFLKIIREEYDSGLKRKGEDTTLHHMITELNSGPATDYSKKLPSLKDDLLLRASEYRAELESSSANVSSRAVDQIFATEVILTYGKSNLVEQFLKAAAKEKPMHVVVVESSQVLGGHTMAANLAKVPNIRVSLIPDTNVFDLMTRTNKVIIGTHLVYADGGLQTIAGVHNVAATAKYFSVPVIVLTHMYKLTPKFTVSCEEYQSARNAGSRKLWETCNTSKFNIVDPIFDYVPPELIQLFIIAHQNGYSPSYIHRLLMEVYHKDDYYI from the exons ATGGctgaaagtaaaaaaaaagttgcagTGCCCACTGTAGAAGGGCTTATGGGGGACATCGTAACTAG aaaatTGAAGAACTCTTATGATATAGCAATGAGAACTCAAGAACTGTTGAAGTTTATGATTTCTGCAAAAAACTGGGAAACAGCACA AGAGTTGATGGAACTCATTAGGACAAACATAAAATTAGTTGAGAAAACTTTACCTCATCAGATAGTTGCTATTAATGTGATGAGACATTTCTTGAAAATCATCCGAGAGGAATACGATAGTGGGTTGAAG AGAAAAGGAGAAGACACAACCTTACATCACATGATTACTGAGCTTAATTCTGGACCAGCTACAGATTACTCAAAAAAACTACCTAGCCTAAAGGATGATTTATTGCTGCGTGCCTCTGAGTATAGAGCTGAATTAGAATCCAG TTCAGCCAATGTTTCAAGTCGTGCTGTTGATCAAATTTTTGcaactgaagtaattttgacCTATGGAAAATCAAATTTGGTGGAGCAATTTTTGAAGGCAGCGGCTAAAGAGAAGCCAATGCATGTTGTAGTTGTAGAGTCTTCTCAAGTTCTAGGG GGTCATACTATGGCAGCCAATTTAGCTAAGGTTCCCAACATCCGAGTAAGTCTGATTCCAGACACTAATGTTTTCGACTTGATGACTCGCACAAACAAGGTAATAATTGGAACACACTTGGTTTATGCCGATGGAGGACTCCAGACCATTGCAGGTGTGCACAATGTAGCAGCAACTGCCAAATATTTCTCAGTACCG GTAATAGTTTTAACGCATATGTATAAGTTGACTCCAAAATTCACTGTGAGCTGTGAGGAATATCAAAGTGCCAGAAATGCTGGTTCTAGAAAACTGTGGGAAACATGTAACACATCCAAATTCAACATTGTGGACCCCATCTTCGACTATGTGCCTCCTGAACTTATCCAGCTTTTCATTATTGCTCACCA AAATGGTTATTCACCGTCCTATATTCACAGATTGCTAATGGAAGTGTATCATAAAGACGATTACTACATTTAG